CCTCCTGACAGAGGGTGAACAGATCGTCAGGCGATGCCGGCCTGGGGTTGCTGAGCATACAGGCATCCAGGGTGGCCATGTGGCAGATGGGCATCAGATCAGTGCCCGAGGGAAGGATTTCGCCCAAACGGGTCGGGATCTGGAAGGACTGGAAGAAGTCCTCCAGCCATTCGATTCCAGCCAGGGCGAGTCCGTTGCTGTCCGTGTGCCGGCGTCCCAGAACCGTGGCCCCGATGCGGTGCATTTTTTCCGGGCAGGAGGGGAGATTAAAACGCATGATCGGGGGCAGCAAAATCGGGTGGACAATGCCGTGCATGACGTCGAAGACCCCGCCGAGGGAATGGGCCAGGGCATGGTCGATGCCCAGGCCGGCGTTGCTGAAGGCCATGCCGGCAGCGGTGCTGGCGATGCTCAGTTGTTTGAGGGCCTCAGGGTCGCCGGTGGCCTGGGCGTGTTGGAGATTGGTGACGATGAGTTTGATGCTCTGCAGGGACTGGGTCTCGCTGAACGGGGAAGCGATCGGCGAGACGTAGGATTCAATGGCGTGGGCCAGGGCGTCGATGGCCGAGGTGATGATGAGTTCCGGCGGTTTGGTCTGCAGGATGACCGGATCGATAATGGAGATGTTCGGGACCAGGGTTCGGCTGATGATGGCCATTTTGACCTGGCGTTCCACGTCGGTGATGATGGCGAATTGGGAGATGTCGGAGCCGCTGCCGGCGGTGGAGGGCAGAAAGATCATTGGCGGCAACGGGTGCTCGATCCGGTTGGCTCCCTCATAATCCCGGACCCGTCCACCGTTGCTGGCCAGAAGGGCAATCCCTTTGGCCGTGTCCAGCGGGCTCCCGCCTCCCAGGGCGATGATGACATCGGCTCCTTCCTGGGCGTATTGGGCCGCGCCCTTTTCAATCTGATAGTCCCGGGGATTGGATTCGACCATGTTGAAATAGGTCCAGGGCAAGCGGTCCCGATCCAGAATATCGCAGGCCCGTTGGACCCAACCGGAGCGCTCCAGTCCGCTGTCACTGACGAAAAAGACCTTTTGGGCTCCGTGGCGTCGGGCACAGGAGGCGAGGTATTCCAGGCCGTTGTTACCGAAGATGATCTCCGGGATGGCAAATTTGGTGATTTCCATAGGCTAACCCCCTTGGAACAGGGGAGTGTCCCCCCTGTACGCCGGGTCGTTGGCGTTGCGTATGAGGCCGGATCCCGTGCGATCGGTATGTCCCCCGATCTGCCCCAACTCGTGCGGAAACGAGCGCGCTGTTTGATCCCGTAGTCTTGCCATTCAGCACAATGCGCGAAAAGGATTGTCCCTGTATTGTCGGCGCCGGTCAAGGCGCCTGGTTCACAGAAGACGCGGCAGAGGGGGCTTTACTCCCTGGGCAGGACCTGAACACTGTCCAGATAGGTCTGGAGGCGGGCAAGCTGGAACGCAGCCTGCTCCTGGTCCCCTGTGGAGGCGGCCCCCTCCAGATTTTTGGCGATTCCGGCCAGACCCTGGAGCCCGAATCCGGCGGCAGCGCCCTTACTGCCATGGGCGAGGCGGCGTAGGGTCGTCCACTCCCGGTGATTCAGGGCCTCGTTCATGGCCTGGAATTCTTGGCGGGCATTGCTCCAGAAACGGGGCATAAGAGGCACCAGAGCCGGGTCGATGTGTTCCTGGACGGGGCTTTCGGACATGGTCTGCTCCTTTTCTGTCTCCGGGCAAAGGCTAGCTCAGCAGGGGGCGCAGGCGGATGCGACGTTCGTTTTGGGCACAGGAAATATGGAAATACCGGTCCTGGGGGATGTAGAGATAAGGCACATCTGCAGGGCGGCGGTAGAGAAAATAGCTCAGAATCAAGCGGTTGACCGCCCGGTGGCCGATAATCAAGATATGCCGGCTGCCGCCGGAAAGATACAGCGCTTTGCGTACCCCGCGCTCAATGCGGGCGCGCATGTTCCGGTACCCCTCTCCGCCGGGGTAGACGAAGTTGTATTTGTCTTCCACCCGCCCCCGGTGCACGTCAGGTCGCCGCCGCTTGACCTCCTCATAGTCCATTTCTTCACATATCCCGCAATCGATCTCATCGAAGAGCTCCATACTGTACAGCGGTGGTGCTGTTTGCTGTGCCTCCAGTACATAGGCGGCGGTCTGCCGGGTGCGACGCCTGGTGCTGGTGAAGACCATGGACAGTGGTGTGTCCCTGAAAGTGGCCGCAAGGCGTTTTGCCTGTTGGTGGCCCGCCTGGGCCAGTGGGGAATCCCCGCCGACGCGGTTTTCGAGATTGAAGACCGATGTACCGTGGCGAGCGACATAGAGATTGGGCACGAAGTCCGTGACCAGCAGGTCCCGCAATTGTTCGAAATACGGGATGCGGTCCAGGATCTGGATGGCGTGGATGGTGTTCAGAAACGAATCCTGGCGGATGAAATTCCGTTCCTCTCCCAGGGGGCAAAAAAGGCGCCGGTAGTATTCAATCCGTTTTTTAAACGAAGCCGTGGCCTGCCTGGTCTCGAGATGAGCGAACTCGGAGAGCCGAGCTTTTTGAAGGATGTTTTCCTCCAGGATTTCCTCATCTTCGTTGAAGCATTCCAGGAATAGCAGCGGGATGTCGTGCATTTGGCGTTCGACGAATTCCCGCCGTTTGCGGCTGACGTTGGTGGCGTCCAGGATCGCGACCTGGCCGCCATCGCGCAGGAACTCACGGGCCCGCTGGATGTTCAAGGCGGCGATTTTTTCTCTCACTCCGGCCGCCTCGGTGTTTGCGGGGTGGTAGAAATCCGGGGCGGTGGTGTCGTTGCGGTCAAGGGCGCGGCGCATTTCGCCGTTATTGAAAATGGCGGCCCGGACCCCGTCTGCAGCGAGCCCATCCTGGATTTTCTGGGCCAACGTGGACTTCCCTCGGGCCGGCAGTCCGACCATGGCGATGCACAGCGCTTGGTGGGCTTCACTCATGGCCACTCTCCTGGGAATAACGGGATGTATACAGGGCGTAATAGGTCACCGGGACAATAAGCAGCGTAAAGACGGTGGAGGCCACAAGTCCGAAAATCAGGGCCCAGGCCAGGCCGGAAAAGATAGGGTCCCGGGTGATCGGCCAGGCGCCCAGGGCCGTGGTCATGGCGGTCAAGACAATTGGCCGCAGCCGGATGGCCCCGCTCTGGAGGATGGCTTCCCGGAAGTCGTGCCCTTGCTGCAGGGATTCGTGGACGAATTCGATCAGGACCACGGCGTTGCGAATGACGATTCCCCCCAGGGTGATCATGCCGATCATGGCTGTGGCGGTGAAAAAAACCGGGTTGGCATACCCGTTCACCGGTGAAGCAGTGAAGATGTTCAGCAGCCAGAACCCGGGCATGATGCCCAGCAGGGTCAGAGGCACTGCCAGCAGGATAAGCAGCGGCAAGGCAAAGGAGCCGGTCTGAATGCTCAACAGGATGTAGATCCCGGCCAGGGCGGCGATATTCGCCAGGCCAAGGTCCCGAAAAACGCGCAGTGTGATTTTCCATTCTCCCTCACCTGCCCATTCGGCCTGGAGATCCGCAGAGAGCGGATTGTGCTCCAGCCGCGACTGCATATCCAAAATGGCGGTGGCCGGCGAACGTCCCGCGGTTTCGGCCTGGGCGTAGACGACACGCTTCAGATTTTTGTGATAGATCGGCTGGTCTTCGGCCACCTGTTCGAAATGGCCGAGTTCCCCCAAAGGCACAAGGGCACCGCCCTTGCCGCGCAGGCGCAGGTCGAGAAGGGCGGTCTGTTCGGAGCGGTGGGCTCGTGGCAAGATGGGGCGAATCAGCAAAGGGGCGCGTTCTCGCGGGGCATGGAGTGTCGCCGGTGTGGTTCCGCTCATGGCCAGGCGCAGGGTCTGGGTGATGCGAGAGGTGGGGATGGCGTGCAAGGCGGCTTTTTCCTTGTCCACGACAAAATTCCGCCGTGGTCTCGCAGCGCTGGCACTGGTGTCGATGTCCACCACTCCCGGCTCCTTGCGCATGATTGAGGTCATGTTTGCAGCGCCCTGGAGCATCTTTGCGTAGGGGGTGCCGGGACTGCCATAGATTTCGGCGACCACTGTAGCCAATACCGGAGGACCGGGGGGGATTTCCACGATTTTCAGGTCCACGCCGTGGCGGCGGGCCAGTTTCGTCAAATCGTTTCGCAGCCGCAGGGTGATGCCGTGGCTCTGCATCTCCCTGTCCGGTTTGTCCACGAGATTGACCCGGATGTCGGCCTGGTGTGGTGCTTGGCGTAAATAATAGTGGCGGACCATGCCGTTGAAATCGATGGGGGAGGCGTCACCGACTGTGGCGACCACAGAGGTGACTTCGGGGACCTGGCGCAAATAGTCTTCGAAGGCAAGGACCGCCTTGTTCGTGGCCTCGAGCGGCGTCCCCTCGGGCATGTCGAAAACCAGCTGGAATTCGTTTTTATTGTCAAAGGGGAGCATCTTCAATGGTACCAGGCGCAAAAGGGGCAGACTCACTGCCGCGGCAAGGCCGAGGCCGATCGCACCAGTCAAGAGCCACCGTTTGAGACGTGAATCCAGAAACGGAGAACAGATTTTCCGATACAGGCTGTGGATCCAGGCCGGGGTCCCACTGCTCGGACTCGACTGCTGCCCTGCCCCGGATTCGTCCGGGGTCAACCGCTCGCGGCGCAACAGGGTCAAGGCGAGCCAGGGGACAATGGTTAGAGCGCAGACAGTGGAAAAGATGACCGTCAATGGGACATTGGCGGCCATGGGGGCCATGTATGGGCCCATCATCCCGGTGATGAAAAACATTGGAGTAAACGAGACGATAATAGCCAGGGTGGAAATCAATACCGGTGGCAATACCTCCTGCACGGCGGCCAGGGTTGCTGAGCGGGGAGGCAGTTTCCCCATGCGGATGTGGCGCTGGATGTTGTCCACATTGGTTATTGGGTCGTCGACGACCAAGCCCAGGGAGAGGATCAGGGCAAACAGGGTGACCCGATTGATGGTGTAACCCAGGAGATAATTGACGAACAAGGCCAGAGCAAAGCTGATGGGCACGGCCAGGGCCACGATGAGTGCTTCGCGACGCCCCAGGGTGAAAGCCAGCAAGACCACGACGGTCAGAACGGCGAAGCCCAGGGAACTGAGGAGGTTGTTGACCTTGGTCTGGGCTGTTTGGCCGTAATTGCGGGTGACTTCGACATGCACCCCGTCGGGAATGACTGAATCCTTGAGTTCCTCCAGCCTGTCCAGGACGTTCCGGGCCACCCACACGGCGTTGGTCCCTTTTTTCTTGCCCACGGCGAGGGTGACGGCCGGAAAACTCCCGTTCGAGCCTTGCGGGTGTGCGCCAGTATTAACCTGGCGCTGCCGGTACAGTCGGGAAAAACTGATGCGGCTATAGACAGACGCTTCTTGGGGACCGTCCATTATCCGGGCGACATCCCTGAGCAGGACAGGTTTGTCCTCATGCACGCCCACCACGAGACGTTCAACCTCGCGGGTGCTGGTCAAAAAATTGTTGGCGCTGAGGATGTAGCGCCGGTTGGCCTGGTTGAAGCTCCCGGCGTGTACGGAGTGGTCGGCTGCAGCCAGGGCCTGGTGGATCTGATTGGCAGTAACATTGTATCCGGCCAGACGGTCCGGCGCGAGTTCGACACGGATTTCCCGCGGCCGACCGCCCACAATCTCGGTCCGGGAAATGTTTTCCACTTCGCTCAAATGGTGGAGTGTTTCCTGCCCTATGCGGTAGAGTTCGTGGTCATCGTAGGTCTCGGAATACAGGGTCAGGTTCAAAATGGGCACATCGTCGATGGAAATCGGTTTGATGACCCAGTTTTTGACCAGCGCCGGCGCCCGTTCCAGATTCCGGCCGACCTTGTTCTGCAGCCGGACCATGGCCCGTTCGTGGTCCTGGCCGACGTGGAAGCGGACGGTGACCACAGCGCTGTCCTTGCGCGAAATGGAGTAGACATATTCCACGCCCTCGATTTGCCAGAGCAGATTTTCCAGGGGGGTGGCGACCTGGTTTTCCACTTCAGCCGCGCTGGCTCCCGGGGCCTGGACAACGATGTCGGCCAGAGGGACCACGATTTGCGGCTCCTCTTCCTTGGGGGTCAGCAAAATGGCCGTCAGTCCTACCCCGAGGGCGAGAATGATCAGCAGAATCGGGAGTTGAGGGTTGAGGAAGGTGTTGACGATACTCGGGATGACGCCGCGAACGGACCGCCCCTCATGTGCCATGGCCGCCTCCTGCGAGGGCGATCTCGTCACCGGGAGCGACTCCGGAGAGGATCTCGATCATCTCATCGCGGTGGACGCCTGTGGTGACCAGGATGTCCTGCCACCCCTGTTGCTGTCTGACCCGGACTATATCCAACTGGCCCATTGGGCGCACGGCGCCCTCGGGCACGAAGACCGCCTGCCGGGTTCCGGAGGCCACTTCGAGGCGCCCGAACATCCCAGGCTGGAGGCCGGAGTAGTCGGGCAGGGCAACTTTGACGGTGAAGGTGCGGGTCCGCGGGTCAGCCGAAGGGATGATTTCTTCTATGGTTCCTGAGAGTGCAGCGGGCAGGGCGGGAATATGGACAGTGGCGTTGTGCCCCTGGCGCACATGGGCCAAACGGCTCTCCGGAACGCGGGCCTCAAGCCGCAGGGTGCGGTCCGTATGCAAGACCAGCAATGGGGTGCCTGGCCGGGCCTGGTCGCCCGGGTCTGCCAACCGTTTGGCGACTTGGCCGTCGGCCGGAGCAGTGAGTCGGGCGTAGCCGCGCTTGATACGTGCGGCCCGCAGTTTTTGGCGTGCAACTTCCACTCCTGCTGCGGCTTGGCCGATCCGCTTGCGGGCCGTGGTCAGGCGGGACCGGGCGCGGTGGAAAGCGGCTCGGGCCTGCTCCAATTCCTGTTTTGTGGCGGCTTCGGCCTTGAAATAGGTTTTGATCCGTCGCCATTGGGCCTGTGTGGCGTTGAACTCCGCCTGGGCCGCCGGAAGATTCTCTCGGGCCTGATCGAGTTGGGACTGGCGCTTGACCAGGTGCTGCCGGGCCTGTTCTACCGCCGTGTCCAACCGGTTGTGCTCCAGCTGTATCAGGGTCTCGCCTGTGCTGACCCGATCGCCGGCAGTGACGGCAATAGAGGTGATCTGGGCCGCGACCTGGGCTTCAACCCGCATCGTGGTGCGGGGGGCCACGGTTCCCGGGGCTGTGGTGGTCTGGCTGATGGTTTTCAGATGGGCGGTCGCCGTCCGGGATGGCGTTGGCCCTTGCGTTGGTTGCGGCCGGGAGACGGAGTCGGGGCTGATGCCGCCGGACTCGAAAAAGCCGCCGGTATACAGCACCAGTCCGGCCAGAATCGCGATACCAAGCGCTGTGGACAGGAGGTTTCTCAGGTTCATGGGGCGGTTCTCCACATCAGGGGGCGCTCTGAGCGGTCGATGGTGCAAATGAGCCGAAGCGGCGGTGCCACGCGCCGATATCCCGGGCTATGGCGGCTTGAATCCGAAGGAGATCGAACCGGCTGGCTGTCTCGGCTTCTTGGGCGGCGTAGCGGGCGAGTTCGGCGGATAAAAATCGGGTCAATGTGGCAGAGCCGCCCTGATAGCGAATTCGGACCAGGCGCAGAGCTTCACTGGCCTGTTCTACCCGGTGGCGACTCGCCTGCAACCGGTCCCTGGCCGCTTCGCGTTCGGCCAGATCCTGTTTGAGATTTTGCAGGATGCGTTGCCGGGTCTGCCGGTTTCGGGCCCGGACCTCGGCCATGCGGCCTCTGGCTTGTTCGACTTTGGCCTGCCGGCTCAGGCCTGAAAAAAGCTGCCAGTCCAGCACAAGACCCAGAGTCCAGTTCTCCCGCTCGCGGGAATAGGCCATATGCGGATCGTCGTGATAATATTTTCCCTGGGCGAGGAGACGCGGCAGGTACGCGGCCCAGGCCAGGTCCAGTCCAAGACGGGCCTGTTCGGTCTGTTCTCGGGCTCGGGTCAAGGCGGGATGGTGGTTGAGGGCATAGGTCCTGGCCTTGTGGTAGGTGGCGGGGAGTTGGACCGGGAGTCGGGGTGATCCGGTGATGTCCGGGCATTGGTCCGGTGGCAGGTCCAATAAAACCGCCAGAGCGGCCCGAGCGGACGAGGCCCTGGCACGGGCCCGGGTGTGGGCCGATTTGGCCTGGGAGAGGCGGCTCTGCAAGGAAAGGACATCGGCTTTCAGGGTGCCACCGGCTTCGAAGCGGATTTTGGCCATCCGGACCTCCTCCCGCAGGAGTGTGACGCGGTGCTTGGAGGTGGCCACGGTCTCCTCAGCTGCCAGGATGGTGCAGAAGGTCTCGGTGACGGCGGTGCAGAGATCGTTGATCACTTCGGCCCGAGTGTGGGTCAGAGCGGCTCGGCGGTGTTTGGCTATTTGCAACCGCAACGTGTCGCGTCGTCCGTTGAACACCTGGAGGTTGGCCTTGATGCCGGTTTCAAAATTTTGAAATCGCCCGGGGCGGTTGAAGTCAACATTCCGCTGGTCGAGGCGGCGCTGGTCGATACTTTTAAAAAGGGAAGCCGACGGAGATTCTCCCTGAAGGTGTTCGGTATACAGGCTTACTTGGGGCCAGAAAGCGGCCTGTCGCTCGGCGATAACGGCCTCGGCCCGTGCCAAACGCGCAGCAACGATTCTGCGCTGGGGGTTGTCGGCTATGGCCCGCTGCAAGGCCGCGTCCAGGGAGAGAGGGGAGGCGAGGGAAGGTGTCGTGGCGTTCGGGGCCGGTGCGGGGGGGACAGCGAACTGCTGCACGCGCTGCGGTGGCGAGGCGGCCGTTTCCGGCGGCATGGCAGCCGGCCTCGTGCATGCCTGCAGGAGGATGGCACAGCCCAGCACAGCTGCGATCAGGGGGAGAAAGTGTTTCCCCACAATGGCTTTCGGGGGCGTGGAACTGTGTTCCAAACAGGTTCCAGGATCGAGCCCCGGGGAAAAAAAGCGAGGCCTGGGCAGCGGATGTGACATCGGTAACGACTCGGCAAAAAATGGCGGGAAGAAGCCAGCCGGGCCGTTATGACCCGGGAGGAGCTTCCCGCATGGTTTGGAGAAAAAGCCTCGGCTTGGATCCTTGAACCGCTGTGGCAATCCTGCCCACAGGCTGGAAACTGCGTCTGGGCCCATGTCCAGCGCAGATACCGATACTTCAGGCAAGGCCCGGGGCAAAGGCGGTGGTGGATGCGTGTTTCGGGCCTGTTCCATTTGAGCGGGTGCGACAGCCGCTTTTACGAGCCCGGGCAGTTAGTGCAGGACGCCTGCTGGCCTTGGTCTTCCGAGGCGGTATCCTGGAGTGTCAGCTGAGGAGCACTCCAGCGTAGCCGACCACCTGCGATCTGTCCCCGGTGGCGTCTGCGGAGGTTGCGTAGTCCACAAGTTTGGCTGACACAGCCCCCATTCGTTTCACCAATTGCAGTCCGAGGGTCATGGGCAGCACCCCACACATAGAGATCCTGTTGTTGCGTACCGTATTGTAAAGCCCTTCGGGGTCCAGGTCCAGGATCCTTTGCAGGGCCATATCGTCCAGATGTTTGGCTTCCTGCTCGGATATGAAGTGACTCATGTCCGAGGAGACAACAATACCGACCTGCTGTTGCTGTCTTCCAAGAACCGTATGGAGGTGCTCGGCGGTTTCCAAAAGCGTCGGGAGATGGTGTTCGGCTACGGCGAGAGGGACGATACGGGTGCGGGGATTCAATGCCCACAGAAAAGGCAAGATGACCTCCAGGGAATGTTCCCGCAAGTGGGCGGCTTCGTCGCTTGCGATATGCGGGCAACCATGGACGATTGCTCCAGCCAGCTTTTCTTCAATGGCGAGGGAGGCACCGGGGATATCCCAGGCTCCCCGGGACCATAAGGCCAACGCTTTGCCAAGACCGGTGTGGTTGGGGCCAAGCAGCAAAAGGGTCTCTGGCAGGGAGGCCGCCCCCAAGGTTTTCCCGGCGACAGGCCCGGAAAAGGGATAGCCAGCATGGGGGACCATGGCCATGAGACTGGGCGATTGTGGAGCAGTGGCCTGGGCGAGGTAGGTGCGCACCTGTTGCTCCCAGGCGGTCTTGGTTCCTGGATAAAATTGGCCGGCGACTATCGGTGATCTGCGCATAAGGCCTCCTTGGGAGTGGCTGCGTGTTGTGCTGTGTACCGTCCTGCACAGGTTTGCCGGAGGACGGGCATCACGAAGGAGACAGCATTGGTCGCACTGCAGAGCTGTTGGCTCTATGAAATTGGCACAAGCAGCGATTGGTGACAAGGCGGGTGAGGGCGGAGGCCGGGGAGGCAGCAAAGGGCGCACAAAGGTATTCGCACGCTCCATAGGGCACCTGCCCGCCGGGAAGAGAGTTATTGACCCGCGCCAGTCTGGGAGCCGGGGGCTTCAATACAGGCGTAGGCGCTGTGGTTGTGGATGGATTCGAAGCTTTCCACTTCCACGCGGAACCAGCTTATGAGCTCGTGGGACTGGAGTTGGTGCGCGGCGTTACGGACGACGTCCTCGACAAAGGTCGGAGTGGCGAAGGCTTTTTCGGTCACGAATTTCTCGTCTTCGCGCTTGAGCAGGGAGTGGACCTGGCACGAGGCCGCGTGCTGGCCGATGTGGATGAGATCCTCCAGCCAGAGCATGCCGGCAAAGCGGCAGTTCATGGTCACCATGGCCCGCTGGCTGTGGGCCCCCTCGTCGGCGATGGCCAGGGAACAGGGACAGACGGTCATCACCGGAACCTGGACCTGGAGGAACATCCGCAGTTGGTCTGCATCGTCGAGTTCGCCATGCAGCGTGCATTGGTAGTCCATGAGCGATGCGCTGGCGCTGACCGGGGCGTTTTGGTGCAGGAAATAGGGAAAGCTGAAGCTCAAATGGGCTCGGTGTGCCTGCAGTCGTTGCCGGACCTCACGCAGGAGGTTTTTGAAGTTCGGATAGTCAAGAATCCCGGAGAAGTCCTGCAAGACCTCCACAAAACGGCTCATATGCGTGCCCTTGAAATGGGCCGGGAGGTCGACAAACATATCGACCCGGGACACGGTATGTTGGTGGCCGCGTTCCCGATCCTGGACAAGCAGAGGAAAACGTAAATCTTTGACCCCGACACGGTCTATGGCCAGCGGGATGCCGGCCGGAGTATTCTGGACATCCTGCACTAGACGAGATCCTTTCCGGTGGTCGAGAGGGTGAGTTTGCCGTGTTTGACGCCCCTGGTGGAAATGATGCGCTGGGCCGTATCACGGATCAGGGTGTTGGGCCCTCGCAGAATCAGGACTTCCATGCAGTTGTGGGCGTCGATATGCAAGTGCAGGGAGGTGACGATGATGTCCAGGGCTTCGTGCTGGATTTCAGTCATCCGTTGGGCGAGATCGCTGTGGTGGTGGTCGTAGACCAGCGTCAGGGTCCCGACGCTTTCACCGGTCTCCTCTTCACGCCACTCCTGCTGGACCAGGCTGTTGCGAATGAGGTCCCGAATGGCTTCGGAGCGGTTTTGATAGCTCTGCTTGGCGCACAGTTCGTCGAATTTGTTGAGCAGGGTCGGATCGAGGGTGATGGCGACCCGGACAGCTTTGTTCATATCCGCCCTCCCGGAAGGGGTCTTCGCAACTGCCGTACAATCGGTATGCACCATTACGGCTTGCAGTGGAACTGGTTCAAATCATGCTATCGGCTTGTCGGAGTCATGGCAATGCGTCAAGACTGGGAGACCTCAACGCCGGCGCATCTCCCAGAGATTGACCCGCATGGTCATGTCCTGAAAGCTCGTTTTTTCGCAATTGAGAAGCCGGGTCTTCCAGCCGCGGGAGCGGAAAAAGGCCCATGCCGGGGCAGAGACGTCGCGTATGGGCTCGGTGATCCAGATGCGTCCGCCCGGGGCGAGCAGGGCGGCGAAAAGACCGGCCAGCGGTTCAGTAAAACGACGTTCGTAGAGGATATCCGCGCCGCAGATAAACGGGAATTGCCCTGGTGCAAAGGCCGGACGGCGCCAGTCCATGACCGCCCAGGCGATGCCCTCCAGTCCATTAGCCTGTTCGTTGATCCGGGCGTAGCGCAGGGCGTCCGGCTCGTAATCCACCCCCACTGCCTTGGCTCCGGCGGCGCGCGCCGCACAGGTGCTCAGACCCAGCCCACAGCCCAAATCAAGGCAGGCCCGGCCGGCAAGCCGGTCGCTGTTGTCCCCAAGCCACGTCGCCAGACGGAGTCCGGCCGGCCAGACCTCCACCCAGTACGGCAACCGTTCATCGGCATCAAAATGGCGGTCGGTCATTTCCTGCCAATAGGATTCGAGATCGCCGGGGCGGTGCAGAATCCATTCCCGGCCGCCTTCGCGGATGTGCAACTCAGACGACGGCATCAGGAGGTTGGCATTCCGGCCATTAAGGGGCCGATATTGTCCAGTTTGGTTTTGTCCGTGGCCGGGAAAATATCCATGAACCGGCCTTGGAAGATGACTGCGATGCGGTCGGCCAGATTGAACGCCTCGTTCAGGTCGCCGGTGACCAGGAGGATCCCGGCCCGCTCCCGGGCCTGGAGCAGGTGGTGCCAGACCTCTTCTGTGGCCGAGATGTCCAGCCCCTGGGAAGGCTGTTCGGCAATGATCAGTCGCGGTCGGCGGTAGAATTCCCGAGCCAGAACCATTTTCTGGAGATTGCCGCCGGAAAGTTGCCGGGCCCGGTTGTTGACGTCGGGAGGATGGACATTGAAGGCCCCGGTCAATTCTCTGGCCGTCCGTTCGGCTTTCCCCCTGTCGAGGATCGAACCGCGACAGAAGCCTTGCCGGGTGGTGAGCAGAAAATTATCGACAAGATCGAGTTCCGGGCAGGTGGCCAGACCGAGTCGGTCCTCAGGGATGTAGCTCAAGGCCCCTTGCCATTCCAGGCGGCTGTAAAATTCGCTCCAGGGCAGCCCGAGGATGTTCACCTGTCCGCATTCGGGGGAGCGCAGGCCGCAGATGGTTTCGACCAGGGGGCGTTGCCCGTTGCCCGCCA
The sequence above is drawn from the Desulfohalobium retbaense DSM 5692 genome and encodes:
- a CDS encoding iron-containing alcohol dehydrogenase, with amino-acid sequence MEITKFAIPEIIFGNNGLEYLASCARRHGAQKVFFVSDSGLERSGWVQRACDILDRDRLPWTYFNMVESNPRDYQIEKGAAQYAQEGADVIIALGGGSPLDTAKGIALLASNGGRVRDYEGANRIEHPLPPMIFLPSTAGSGSDISQFAIITDVERQVKMAIISRTLVPNISIIDPVILQTKPPELIITSAIDALAHAIESYVSPIASPFSETQSLQSIKLIVTNLQHAQATGDPEALKQLSIASTAAGMAFSNAGLGIDHALAHSLGGVFDVMHGIVHPILLPPIMRFNLPSCPEKMHRIGATVLGRRHTDSNGLALAGIEWLEDFFQSFQIPTRLGEILPSGTDLMPICHMATLDACMLSNPRPASPDDLFTLCQEVW
- a CDS encoding Hpt domain-containing protein, which encodes MSESPVQEHIDPALVPLMPRFWSNARQEFQAMNEALNHREWTTLRRLAHGSKGAAAGFGLQGLAGIAKNLEGAASTGDQEQAAFQLARLQTYLDSVQVLPRE
- a CDS encoding histidine phosphatase family protein, translating into MSEAHQALCIAMVGLPARGKSTLAQKIQDGLAADGVRAAIFNNGEMRRALDRNDTTAPDFYHPANTEAAGVREKIAALNIQRAREFLRDGGQVAILDATNVSRKRREFVERQMHDIPLLFLECFNEDEEILEENILQKARLSEFAHLETRQATASFKKRIEYYRRLFCPLGEERNFIRQDSFLNTIHAIQILDRIPYFEQLRDLLVTDFVPNLYVARHGTSVFNLENRVGGDSPLAQAGHQQAKRLAATFRDTPLSMVFTSTRRRTRQTAAYVLEAQQTAPPLYSMELFDEIDCGICEEMDYEEVKRRRPDVHRGRVEDKYNFVYPGGEGYRNMRARIERGVRKALYLSGGSRHILIIGHRAVNRLILSYFLYRRPADVPYLYIPQDRYFHISCAQNERRIRLRPLLS
- a CDS encoding efflux RND transporter permease subunit; this translates as MAHEGRSVRGVIPSIVNTFLNPQLPILLIILALGVGLTAILLTPKEEEPQIVVPLADIVVQAPGASAAEVENQVATPLENLLWQIEGVEYVYSISRKDSAVVTVRFHVGQDHERAMVRLQNKVGRNLERAPALVKNWVIKPISIDDVPILNLTLYSETYDDHELYRIGQETLHHLSEVENISRTEIVGGRPREIRVELAPDRLAGYNVTANQIHQALAAADHSVHAGSFNQANRRYILSANNFLTSTREVERLVVGVHEDKPVLLRDVARIMDGPQEASVYSRISFSRLYRQRQVNTGAHPQGSNGSFPAVTLAVGKKKGTNAVWVARNVLDRLEELKDSVIPDGVHVEVTRNYGQTAQTKVNNLLSSLGFAVLTVVVLLAFTLGRREALIVALAVPISFALALFVNYLLGYTINRVTLFALILSLGLVVDDPITNVDNIQRHIRMGKLPPRSATLAAVQEVLPPVLISTLAIIVSFTPMFFITGMMGPYMAPMAANVPLTVIFSTVCALTIVPWLALTLLRRERLTPDESGAGQQSSPSSGTPAWIHSLYRKICSPFLDSRLKRWLLTGAIGLGLAAAVSLPLLRLVPLKMLPFDNKNEFQLVFDMPEGTPLEATNKAVLAFEDYLRQVPEVTSVVATVGDASPIDFNGMVRHYYLRQAPHQADIRVNLVDKPDREMQSHGITLRLRNDLTKLARRHGVDLKIVEIPPGPPVLATVVAEIYGSPGTPYAKMLQGAANMTSIMRKEPGVVDIDTSASAARPRRNFVVDKEKAALHAIPTSRITQTLRLAMSGTTPATLHAPRERAPLLIRPILPRAHRSEQTALLDLRLRGKGGALVPLGELGHFEQVAEDQPIYHKNLKRVVYAQAETAGRSPATAILDMQSRLEHNPLSADLQAEWAGEGEWKITLRVFRDLGLANIAALAGIYILLSIQTGSFALPLLILLAVPLTLLGIMPGFWLLNIFTASPVNGYANPVFFTATAMIGMITLGGIVIRNAVVLIEFVHESLQQGHDFREAILQSGAIRLRPIVLTAMTTALGAWPITRDPIFSGLAWALIFGLVASTVFTLLIVPVTYYALYTSRYSQESGHE
- a CDS encoding efflux RND transporter periplasmic adaptor subunit — translated: MNLRNLLSTALGIAILAGLVLYTGGFFESGGISPDSVSRPQPTQGPTPSRTATAHLKTISQTTTAPGTVAPRTTMRVEAQVAAQITSIAVTAGDRVSTGETLIQLEHNRLDTAVEQARQHLVKRQSQLDQARENLPAAQAEFNATQAQWRRIKTYFKAEAATKQELEQARAAFHRARSRLTTARKRIGQAAAGVEVARQKLRAARIKRGYARLTAPADGQVAKRLADPGDQARPGTPLLVLHTDRTLRLEARVPESRLAHVRQGHNATVHIPALPAALSGTIEEIIPSADPRTRTFTVKVALPDYSGLQPGMFGRLEVASGTRQAVFVPEGAVRPMGQLDIVRVRQQQGWQDILVTTGVHRDEMIEILSGVAPGDEIALAGGGHGT